The Narcine bancroftii isolate sNarBan1 chromosome 8, sNarBan1.hap1, whole genome shotgun sequence region attacagacaccgcagtacaaacaagagaaaaaggctggacccacattcaaagaattaaaccagctaccgaACCACAGAATCACGacagtcaaactcaaccctccacctggcgtgcagtgcctcatccttctgacctgaaagtgACACTACaccgtgaaaaagtgccgtaatgttgtttttaccatttattgtattgtttaattgttgcttctccatttctgggacagcacttaattactcacaatgtattaagtcctcctgggataggggcagcagaggtcacaattattttcctttagaatgtagacagggcatagatttaatgtatagtcatagtggggtatgggttaacaagggattccaatacggaccaggggaactgaacagctttagtggagtacatctaatttgtatcttagcctacacaggtattaaagacaggagttttaaagcgatagcacaaaggacatggtgggacaaagacagacagaatggtagtcaggattgtacatgttgCAGAGAGAGAGCACCCTCccagtgctcctggcccggcctcaccggtgctcctggccctgcctccccggtgctcctggccctgcTTCCCCGGTGCTCGTGGCCCGGCCTCGCAGGTGCTCCTGGCCTGGCCTCCCCGATggtcctggcccggcctcccctGTGCTCCTTGCCCGGCCTCCCAGATGCTCCTGGACCAGCCTCCCCGCCGCTCCTGTCCAGGCCTTCCCTGCACTGCAGGCCCGGCCTCCCCagaactccaggcccagcctcaccagtactccaggcccagcctcacgagtactccaggcccagcctcacagTACTCCAGGCCGGGCCTCACAAGTACTCGAGGCCAAGGTCCACTAGTACTTCTGGCCAGGCTTCACCAGTACTCTAGTCGCAGCTCCCCTCATACATCAGGCCAGCCACACTAATTCTCCAGGACCAGCCACACCAGTTTTCTAAACCCAGTCTCATGAGTACTCCAGTATTAGCCTAAGCAGACCTCCAGGCCTTTCCACTCCAGTCATCCAGGATCACGCTCACCAGATCTCCAGtcgcagcctcaccagtacaccAGGACCAGCATCAGCAGTGATCCAGGCCTGGCCCCTAAAGTACTATACGTCCAGCctgaccagtactccaggcccagcatTACTAATACTCCGGAACAAATATCACAAGTACACCAGGCAGAGATTCATTAGAACTTCAGGCGCGGCGTCAGCAGTAGTCCAGGCTCTGCATCAGTAGTACACCAAGCCCAGTCCCACCAGTACTTCTGGCGgggcctccccggtgctcctggaGGTGCCTCCCCGATGCTCCTGGCCCGGCCGCCCCAGTGCTCCTGGACCGGCttccccggtgctcctggcccgtcCTCGccagtgctcctggcccggcctccccggtgctcctggaCCGGCCTCGcaggtgctcctggcccggcctccccggtgctcgTGGCCCGGCCTCCCAGATGTTCCTGTCCCGGGCTGCCTGGTGCTCGTTGCCCGGCCTCCTCGGTGCTCCAGGCCTCGGCTCCCAGGTGCTCCTGGCCaggcctccccggtgctccttTCCCGGCCTCCCCAGCACTGCAGGCCCGGCCGCCCCAGTACTGCAGTCCCGGCCACCCCAGCACTCCAGGCCCTGCCTCGCCAGCACTTCAGGTCCAGCCTCCCCactactccaggcccagcctccccagtactccagcCCCTGCCTCCCCAGTACCCCAGGCCCAGCTTCATCAGTACCCCTGGCCCAGCCTCACCATTACACTAGGCCCAtctccccagtactccaggcccagcctcaccactactccaggcccagcctcaccagtactccaggcccagcctcaacAGTACTCCTGGCCCAGCCTCACCAATACTCCTGGCCcatcctcaccagtactccaggcccagcctcgcAAGTACTCGAGGCCAAGCTCCACTAGTACTTCAGGCCAGGCTTCACCAGTACTCTAGTCCCAGCTCCCCTCGTACTTCAGGCCAGATACACTAATTCTCCAGGTCCAGCCACACCAGTTTTCTAGACCCAGTCTCATTAGTACTCCAGTATCAGCATCAGCAGACCTCCAGGCCTTGCCCCTCTAGTCATCCATGCTCACGCTCACCTGATCTCCAGTCCTAGCCTCACCAGTACACGAGGCCCAGCCTCAGCAGTGCTCGAGGCCTGGCCACTCTAGTACTATAGGTCCAGCctgaccagtactccaggcccagcatTACTAAtactccagaaaaaaaatcaccagtaCACCAGGCATAGATTTATTAGAACTTCAGGCACGGCGTCAGCAGTAGCCCAGGCTCTGCATCAGTAGTACACCAAGCCCAGTCCCACCAGTGCTCCTGGCAGGGCCTCCCGGTGCTCCTGGACCGGCCACCCCGGTGCTCCTGGCCAGGCCTCCCTGGTGCTCCTTtcccggcctccccggtgctcctggcccggtcTCCCctgtgctcctggcccggcctccctggtgctcctggccctgcctccccggtgctcctggccctgcctccccggtgctcctggccctgcCTCCCCAGTGCTCCTGGCCTTGCCTCCCCGATggtcctggcccggcctccccggtgctcctggcccggtcTCCCctgtgctcctggcccggcctccctggtgctcctggccctgcctccccggtgctcctggccctgcCTCCCCGGTGCTCGTGGCCCGGCCTCCCCAGTGCTCCTGGCCTTGCCTCCCCGATggtcctggcccggcctccccggtgctcctggcccggcctcccagGTGCTCCTGGACCAGCCTCCACGCCGGTCCTGTCCAGGCCTTCCCAGCACTGAAGGCCCGGTCTCCCCAGTACTGCTGGACAGGCCACCCCAGCACTCCAGGCCCGGCATCCCCAGCTCATCAGGTCCAGCCtctccagtactccaggcccagcctcaccagtactccaggcacagcctcaccagtactccaggcccagcgtCACCAGTACTCCTgacccagcctcaccagtactcctggcccagcctcaccagtactcctggtACAGCCTCatcagtactccaggcccagcctcacaaGTACTCAAGGCCAAGGTCCACTAGTACTTCAGGCCAGGCTTCACCAGTACTCTAGTCCCAGCTCCCCTCGTACTTCAGGCCAGCTACACTAATTCTCCAGGACCAGCCACAGCAGTTTTCTAGACCCACTCTCATTAGTACTCCAGTATCAGCCTAAGCAGACCTCCAAGCCTTGCCCCTCTCGTCAACCAGGCTCAAGCTCACCTGATCTCCagtcccagcctcaccagtacaccAGGACCAGCCTCAGCAGTGCTCCAGGCCTGGCCCCTCCAATACTATACGTCCAGCctgaccagtactccaggccaagCATTACTAATACTCCGCAACAAACATCACAAGTATACCAGGCATAGATTCAATAGAACTTCAGGCGCGGCGTCAGCAGTAGTCCAGGCTCTGCATCAGTAGTACACCAAGCCCAGTCCCAGCAGTACTTCTGGCGgggcctccccggtgctcctggcgGTGCTTCCCCgatgctcctggcccggcctccccgatgctcctggcccggcctcgccgGTGCTCCTGGGCCGGCCTCGCcgctgctcctggcccggcctcgccgCTGCTCCTCGCCCGGCCTCACCGGTGCTCCTGCCCGGCGTACCTGGTGGTCCTGGCCCGGactccccggtgctcctggcccggcctccccggtgctcctggcccggcctccccggtgctcctggaccggcctccccggtgctcctggctCGGCCTCCCCAGCGCTCCAGGCCAGGCCTCCCCGTTGCTCCTGGCACGGCCT contains the following coding sequences:
- the LOC138742006 gene encoding proline-rich protein 36-like — its product is MLLARPPQCSWTGFPGAPGPSSPVLLARPPRCSWTGLAGAPGPASPVLVARPPRCSCPGLPGARCPASSVLQASAPRCSWPGLPGAPFPASPALQARPPQYCSPGHPSTPGPASPALQVQPPHYSRPSLPSTPAPASPVPQAQLHQYPWPSLTITLGPSPQYSRPSLTTTPGPASPVLQAQPQQYSWPSLTNTPGPSSPVLQAQPRKYSRPSSTSTSGQASPPHQYTRPSLSSARGLATLNFRHGVSSSPGSASVVHQAQSHQCSWQGLPVLLDRPPRCSWPGLPGAPFPASPVLLARSPLCSWPGLPGAPGPASPVLLALPPRCSWPCLPSAPGLASPMVLARPPRCSWPGLPCAPGPASLVLLALPPRCSWPCLPGARGPASPVLLALPPRWSWPGLPGAPGPASQVLLDQPPRRSCPGLPSTEGPVSPVLLDRPPQHSRPGIPSSSGPASPVLQAQPHQYSRHSLTSTPGPASPVLLTQPHQYSWPSLTSTPGTASSVLQAQPHKYSRPRSTSTSGQASPYSSISLSRPPSLAPLVNQAQAHLISSPSLTSTPGPASAVLQAWPLQYYTSSLTSTPGQALLILRNKHHKYTRHRFNRTSGAASAVVQALHQ